The following proteins are co-located in the Microplitis demolitor isolate Queensland-Clemson2020A chromosome 3, iyMicDemo2.1a, whole genome shotgun sequence genome:
- the LOC103576615 gene encoding uncharacterized protein LOC103576615 — protein MRNVEIKAFLRNPEFVRAKAKELSNSEPEIIKQTDTFYAVPRGRLKLRVFSDDSGELIFYERTDTKGPKLSEYKKISFSDKSKCEEINDLLSRSNGKLGVVKKIRLLYIVGQSRIHVDKVDELGDYMEIEVVLDDNQEVGVGEQISNDLMKKLEIPADDLVSGAYIDLLLKDKTS, from the exons atgcGTAACGTTGAAATAAAAGCTTTTTTACGTAATCCAGAATTTGTTAGAGCCAAAGCTAAAGAATTGTCAAACTCAGAAcctgaaataattaaacaaacgGATACTTTCTATGCTGTACCACGTGGTCGCCTTAAATTGCGTGTATTTTCc gATGATTCcggtgaattaattttttatgaacgcACAGATACTAAGGGACCAAAACTtagtgaatataaaaaaatttcatttagtGATAAATCAAAGTGTGAAGAAATTAATGATCTTCTGAGTAGAAGCAATGGTAAACTAGgagttgttaaaaaaattcgattattGTACATCGTTGGACAGTCACGGATTCATGTTGATAAAGTTGATGAGCTGGGAGATTACATGGAAATTGAA GTTGTTTTGGATGACAATCAAGAAGTTGGAGTTGGAGAACAAATAAGTaatgatttaatgaaaaaattagaaattccGGCTGATGATTTAGTATCTGGAGCGTATATTGATTTgttattaaaagataaaaccagttaa